The following nucleotide sequence is from Paeniglutamicibacter kerguelensis.
CTGTCAAAGCCGCCCAAGCGCAATTCAACGCTGCGCAGGATGACCCGCGGGATCCCTGCGCCGTCACAGGCGATCCAGTGCGACCCGACACGGGGAATGGCTTCGCCGCGTGCCGCGAATTCCGCGGCCAACTCCGAGGTTGCCCGCTTCTGGCCGTGGGTGACTTCCCGCAGGAGGAGGTCAGCCAAGGCCGCCGAATCGCCAAAATGCTCGACCGTGTATTCGGGGCACAAATTCACCGCTTCAGGATGACTGTCCGAATACTGGGACCACATCATCCGTGCCGCTTCATGGTCCACTGGCAACGCCGAGATTCCCTCTATGTTCACCCGGCCATTCTCGCATAGGGACTGTGCACTCTAAATGCGTCTTGACATGGCAGATCCCCGGCTCTTGGGGAAAGCCGGGGATCCTTTCGCGCCGCGACTACTTGGTCGAGTCCGCCGAGGGGGCCGACGGAGCAGACTGTGGGCTTACCGCGGAAACCGGGGATACGGGAGATTGCGGAGACACCGGCGAAACAGCAGATTTCGCCGAGACGGCCGACTTGGCCGAAACCGCCGACTGGGCGGAGACCGCATCCGTGCCCGCTGTCGCTGCCGCAGCACCCACGGCGAGGTGTTGCTGACCCACCGCTTGCATTGCAGGTTGTTCCGCGACGGAAACGGACGGCTGGGCCATCGCTACGCCCGCGCCAAGCGATACGATTCCCAATGCTCCGGTGACGGACCACAACATACGAGACTTCTTCATGATGTTCTTCTCCTTGGATACGACTGGCCTTCTGGCTTGCTTCCAGCATGACCCGTCATCGTGAGGCCAAAAGGAGAGGAAGATGAGAGTGCTCTCATGTTCGGATTTTCCGGCGCCGCACCGGGCTCAGGGGGCCCTGAGGAGCAGCCTCTCCACCAGCTCGAGCCTCTCCAGGGCGCCTCGGCGCCACTGGGGGTCTTGTTCGTCGCGGGCTCCGGCCACCAACGACAGGACAACACAGGCGGCGCGGGCAAACAGCCCGTCAGCGCCGACGCCCCTGGATTCCAGTTCCCTGGCAAATGCCGCAGCATAGGTTTCGAAGTACTCCGGCACCCGGTCGTATCGATCGTCCAGGGACGGCAGGACAAGAAGGTGCCCGAGAAAACAGGCCAGGTCATCGACGAGGTAACCGGGACCGGCCGAATCTATGTCCAGCAACCCGGTGACGCGTCCGTGTTCAACGAAAATATTCGCCTCATAGAAGTCACCGTGACTGGGCACCAGGTAGCCACGATCGGAGCTCTCCAAAATCCTGCCCAAGCGTTGCACCAGTCCTCCAATCCTTTGAGCTTCTTCCGGCAACGTGGTCAGGGCGGCATGCCCGTACCACCCCAACCTGTCGGACCAGGCCGGCCGCGCCGGGACATCCATGAGTCCGGAGGGAAGCGCATCCAGCAACTCCAGGACCGCCTCGGGCCGCAACGGAATGGCATCGCCGTGCATGAGGTCTTCGGCCATGGAAACGCCCTGGACCTTTTCAAAAGCCAAGACATCCTTCAGCGGCGGTCCCAACGGCTTCGGCACGGATATTCCAGCCTCGCCCAACAGTTCGTGCTTTCGGAAAAGCGTGTCGCCGTCCTTGCGCAGCACCTTGAGGAAGACTTCCCGGTCGTCGTCAAAAGTGGCCCTGAGGACCGCACGGCGCAATGGCCTGTAAGCCAGGGTCCGCAGGTCTACAAGGTTCCTTCCGTTACCCCAATGCAGCTGCACGGATTCCGGCGTCGTGGCCAGGGCGAGCCCCGGAAGCCGCGGGTCAGCCGGATGAAGCCACACCTCGATCCGTCCCTTGGGACTGGACAGCGTCACTACCCCGTCGGGAACCGGCTCGAGGTTTTCCGCCGTTGCCCCCAGGTACAGGACTGCATCATCCGTCGAGGCTTCGAAGACCCCCGAAACGCCCGCGCCCGGGCGGTGGTGCAGCTCGACGACGGTGACCCTCGCGTCATCCAGACCGAGCGGGCGCACCAATTCGACGAGCATTCCGGCAAACTCAGCGGATCCGAAGAAATCCAGCTGCTCGCGTTCGCTCCACCGGTTTTTGATTTCAGTCATGTTTGAACGAACTGCCTTAGCTTCCGAGGATGGGTCCGAGCTCCTTGCACGATACCCTCTCACACCGGGAACCGCATCACCGCAAATAATCGGCAGATGACCTGAGAAGCAACAGCATCTTCAAACGCCAACGGCGCTGGCCTGAGTGCCGAAGCAGCCGGGCCAACGCCGTTGGAATTGCAGGAAAGGGAGTGTCAGGCCCAGTTTGCGTAGGTGGTGTTTTCCTTTTCAACCAGGGTCAGCACGTCGTAGGTTGCCACGATCTCGCCGGCCTGGTTGTTGATGACCGCGTCCCAGGCGACCTCTCCGTATTCGTCGGTGACGCGCGGGGTGATCTTCTTGGCGGTCAGGGTGACGCGGATCGAGTCGCCGGCCGGAACCGGGGTGATGAAGCGCAGGTTCTCCAGGCCGTAGTTGGCCAGCACGGGGCCAGGTGCGGGCTGGACGAAGAGTCCGGCGGCCCAGGACACGAGCAGGTAGCCGTGCGCGACGATGCCCGGGAAGAACGGGTTCGCCTCCGCCGCGGCCGCATCGGTGTGGGCGTAGAAGGTGTCGCCGGTTTCCTTGGCGAATGCGGTGATCTCCTCCAGCGTCACCTCGCGCAGCGGCGAGGCAAATGCATCACCGATGCGAAGCTCGGCCAGCGACTTGCGGAACGGGTGGATGGCGCCCTCGACGGCACCGAATTCCTCGGCACCGGCGATCACGCGGTCGGCGCCGGTGTGCCAGATGCCGGTGACCGCGGTGAGCATGTTCGGCGAACCCTGGATGGCGGTGCGCTGCATGTGGTGCTTGACCGAACGGATGCCGCCGAGTTCCTCACCGCCGCCTGCGCGGCCCGGGCCACCGTGGACCAGGTGCGGAACCGGGGATCCGTGGCCGGTCGAGGAGCGGGCGGTTTCGCGGTTGAGCATGTGCACGCGGCCGTGGTGCGAGGCGATGCCGACGCTGAGCGTGCGGGCGGTCTCCGGGTCGTTGGTGCAAACCGTGGCGACCAGCGAGCCGGAGCCCATGGCCGCCAAGCGGATGGCGTCGTCAAGGTCGGTGTAGCCGATTACGGAACTGACCGGGCCGAAGGCCTCGAGGCTGTGTACCGCCTCGTTGTTCACGTCGTCCCAGGTCAGCAGCAGTGGCGACATGAAGGCGCCGGCGTCGACATGCTTCTGTTCGCCCTCGGCGGTGCGGACCACCGGTGCGTCCAGGGTGCCGTAGGCGATTTCGCCGCCGGCGGCAACCATGGCCTCGACAGCCGCACGCACGTCGCGCAATTGCTCCAGGGACGCAAGCGCGCCCATGGTGACGCCCTCTGCGCGGGGGTCGCCGATGACAACGCGCTGTTCGATGCGCTCGCCCACCGCCTTGACAACGTCATCGACGAGGGCGGCGGGCACGATGGTGCGGCGGATGGCGGTGCACTTCTGTCCCGCCTTGACCGTCATCTCGGTGACAACGGACTTGACGAAGGCGTCGAACTCGGGGGTGCCGGCGACCGCGTCGGGGCCGAGGATCGCGGCGTTGAGGGAGTCGGTTTCGGCGGTGAAGCGCACTCCCCCGTCGATGACGTTGGTGTGGGCCTTCAGCGAGGATGCGGTGGACGCCGAACCGGTGAAGGAAAGCATGTCTCGGTAGTCAAGCACGTCCAGCAGGGTGCGTGCGGAACCGGAAATCAGCTGGATGGAACCCTCGGGCAGGATTCCGGATTCGACCATCAGGCGGACCATGCCCTCGGCGACGTACCCGGTGGGGGTGGCCGGCTTGGCGATGGTCGGCACGCCGGCGATGAAGGCCGGCGCGAACTTCTCAAGCATGCCCCAGACGGGGAAGTTGAACGCGTTGATCTGGGCGGCAACGCCCGGGATGCGGGTGTAGATATGCTCGCCGGCGAAGGAACCGTCGCGGGAGAGGACCTCCATGGGCCCGTCGAGGATGACGTTGGAGTTCGGCAGTTCGCGCCGGCCCTTGGAGGAGAAGGTGAACAGCACGCCGATGCCGCCGTCGATGTCCACCATGGAGTCGATCTTGGTGGCACCGGTGCGGAAGGACATCTCGTAGAGTTCTTCGCGGCGGCCGTTGAGGAACTGCGCAAGTTCCTTCAGCTTCAGGGCGCGCTCGTGCAGGGTCAGCTTGCCCAGCTCGCGCTGGCCGACGGTGCGGGCGTAGTCGACCATTGCGGCCAAATCCAGGCCGTTGGAATCAACCGTGGCCAGCTGTTCGCCGGTGTTTGCGTCGAGCACGGGGGTGCCGGCGGCCGGATCGGACGGAGTCCACCAGGCGTTTTGGACGAAGCTGGGAACAAGTGGAGCCATGGGAGTTGTCGTCATCGACGAATCCTTCCTGAACGATCGGTCAGTATTAGCAACCACAGTACAGTATGGTGCAGGACACCACGAGCCTTGGGTGCCCACATGACATGAAAATCAGGAGATCCCCACGATGAGCGAACAGCGCCCGACAGCCCCGGCCCCGGAAACCTCAAAGGACGGCGTCTGGCAGATCGCCCTGGGCGAGCTCGACGAAAAGATGGGCGTCAAGATCATCGAGGAATCGGTGGAAAAGGTAGTCGCGACGATGCCGGTGGAGGGAAACCGGCAGTCCTTCGGCCTGCTGCACGGCGGTGCCTCGTTGGCCGTCGGAGAGGCCGTTGGCTCTTGGGCCGCGGTCAAGCATGCCTCGACCATGGGCAAGTCCGCGGTGGGCGTCGACGTTTCGGCCACCCACCACAAGGGTGCCCGCGAAGGAATCATCACCATCACCGCGACCCCGATCAGCCTGGGCCGCCGCATGGCCAGCCACCAGGTTGTCATCGAAAACGAGGCCGGGCAGCGCCTGTGCACCATGCGCATCACCAACCTGATCATCGACGTGAAGAAGTAGGGGGCTCCCGCTTAGTCGTCTGCGTGCTGTTGCGCTTCTTTGCGCATCATCAGATAGGCCTGCGGGGTTGATTCCATGGGCCCTGGCTGGCGAACCGTACTCGAGTGTCTGGCAAATCCGGCAGCTTCCAGCAGCGAGGCGATGTACTCGGGATCCAACCGATGAGCGGTGAACGAAACTTCGTGGCCGTACGCGCGCGAGACCTTCACGCTCTCGTTCCCGGACTGGAATGCCAGCAGCGCAAATCCCCCGGGCCTCAGCACCCGATGCATTTCGGCAAATATCTGCGGCAGCACCTCCATCGGCGCATGGATGATCGAGTACCAGGCCAGCACCCCCGCGCACGATTCGTCGGCCATGTCGAGGTCTTCCAGGGAACCGACATCGAAGCTGAGCCCCGGGTTTTCCCGGCGTGCGATTTCGATCATTTTCGGTGACAGGTCCATGCCGCGGACATCCAGCCCGCGCTCGCTCAGGTAGCGCGCAATTCGCCCGGTGCCACAGCCGAGGTCGGCAACGGGAGACCCATCAGTGCCAACGAGCTCGGCAAACAGCCCGAGCAGGGCGCGGTCGAACGGATTGGCGTCCAGTTCGGTGCGCAGCAATCGCTCATAGCCAGGGGCGACGAGGTCATACGCCGCTTGCGTCTCGGCCTTCCAGTCGATCATTTCCATGGAGCCGATCCTAGGCCATTCGCGCGCCGAACAGCCGGCTTCACCGCCCATGGTGTCCGGCAAATCCCTGATCCTGCATGCTCATAGCCGATGCCCTAGCCGCGTGGAACATAGCTGAGTAGCTCTCCGACCTCGCAGTCCAGCGCCTTGCAAATCGCCTGAAGGGTTGAGAACCGCATGGCCTTGGCATGATTGTTCTTCAACACGGAAAGGTTCACCACGCTGATGTTCACCAACTCGCTCAGCTCCGCCAAGGTCATGGATCGCTTGTCGAGCAGTGCACCCAGATGACACTGAATCTCCGAAGGCTCCTCGGAATCCTCGAGACCACAAGATCAGGCCGGCCGTGTCTTTTTGCATCTGAAGCCCGCGCTTGAAGATCTGCGCGGTGGAAAACAACCCTAGCCCGGCCCAGAGTGGCCAGAAGTTCAGATAGTTCTCGAGGTAGACGGGCGTCGGGATGCCAACGATATCTCGTAAGTCATCCCTTTCTGTCACATCTGTTCTGAATTGGGAAGCATCAAACCCCAGGACCTGCACCGAAGCCTGCATGCCGGCAATCGATTCGGTCACCTGCCACCCCATGCCACACACCACTGTCACCGCAGCGGTGACCATGAACCACTTGACCAGCACCGGGCGGAACGTCGTCTTGCTGATGTATCCGTTGCACATGCTGATGACCGCCGCACCAATGAAGATCGCCGCGATCCCCTGCAACAACGCCGCGGTCCCGAGCAACCATCGAGTGCTGGCCGCCAGACCTTGGACTTCCACGAGGGCCTGGGTGAAACCGCCCGAAATCACCTAGGCGGTGGTTCCCTGCACACTGGCGCCCGGCGGAATTGACGGCCAGAATTCCTCGGCAGGCATCTTGACCTGCAGGCTCGGCGCCACGAGGGTCTCTACGAACCGATAGACCATCGATGCGCCCGCAATGACCACCTAGGCCACGGCGATACCCGAGTCAGGGCAACCTCCCGCCCCCTCGTTTTCTTGTCAAAGAGGGGTGCGGCCAGCAATGCCGTCAAGAAAGCCATCAGCAGCACGACAATCGGCACAATAATTCCCACCATGGCGCGGCCTCCGTTTTGCCCATATCGTAGAGCCGCTCGATTTGAGGGCAGCGACTTCAACATGATGTTTATCGTTATGTTCCTCTACGTCGCCACGCCTCAGCCTTCTCCACTAGAGTGATTGACAATGACCAATCATTCGTGGTCTTCTTGAACCCAACGCAGGCCGTAACAACGAAGGAGGGGAACCCGATGAGTGTCCCAATGAACAACCCAGCGACAGATATCCCTTCCCTCGGAAGTTACTACCCTCATGAAGAATTACTCTGAAACCAGCTTTCTGGAATCTTTTGAATCATCGATCTCCCGCTCACGTGCGGCACAAGCCGACCGAAGCGACAACTGGAACGTCCTTGACGATCAGCTGACAGACAACCAACGGTGGTCAACCTGGCCATCCGTTGAGAAGCTCATGCGCGGTCCCAAGCCATACCCGGAGTTCGTCATAGAAGACGCCGCGGCCATTGATACCGAGCTCGGCGTCCTCAAGACCGGCAAAGAGGCCGACGTGTTCCTCATTGAACGCGCCACCGATTCCCAAAGCGCACTTCTGGCAGCCAAGCGCTACAGGTCTCCGGACCAACGAATGTTCCATCGATCCTCCACCTACACGGAGGGGCGCAGCGTTCGGCGCTCACGCGATGCCCGTGCGCTGAAAAACGGCAGCAATTACGGAAGACTCGTCGAGGCCTCCCGTTGGGCGAACTCGGAATGGCAGTACCTTCTGCTGTGCTACGAAGCCGGGGCACCCGTGCCCTATCCGGTCCAGATCATGGGCACTGAAATCCTCATGGAGTTCATCGAGGACCCCGAATCGGCCGGGGGCGCAGCCCCGCGGCTGCAACAGGTCCACCCCGGTCCCGAACGCCTGCAGGGCTATTGGGACCAGCTCGTGAATGCCATGAAGGTCTTTGCCTCGTTGGGATTCGCCCACGGCGACCTGTCGCCATACAACGTGCTCGCGGCCGGCGACCGCCTGGTCGTCATCGACCTTCCGCAATTCGTGGACTTGTCGGGCAACGAGCAAGGAATCGAGCTGCTTCAACGTGACTGCCGGAACATGTGCAACTGGTTTGTTGCGCGCGGATTGGCAGTCGACAGCGAGGAACTTCTCGCCGAACTCATCGCCGCTGCCTGGTAGGACAGGGATGCACCCCGGCCCGGATCAGCCAACAACGCTCCGGGCCGGGCCGCATCAATCACTGATTTGATGCCCTTGCCGCACTGGTATCCATCCGCGGTCAGGCCTAGAGTGTGCCCATCCAATGTGCCGGGCCGCACTTCCAAAACTCGCATACCCGCCCTCATCCAATTCGCGCGCGGCCACGCGGCCACCAGCTGGCCGTCACTCTTGCAGTTCCTTGAGCAATTCTTCGGGAAGGACGCACGCATGCGTACCGCATACAAAATCATTGCCCACCTCATTTCCCTGGCCGTCGTCGTTCAGGCGGCAGTGGTGGCCTGGTCCATGTTCGAGGCAATCTCACTCCTCTCGCGCGGAATCATGCTTGATGGACCTCCATTCGCTGCCATGCTGCACGGAAACATCGGGATGTACGTGGTTCCGGTGCTGGCAATTGCACTGGTTGTCATAGCCCTGTTCGCCCATGCCGGCTTGAAATGGGCGCTTTTGACGTTGTTGGCAGTGGTGGTTCAGATCGGGCTGGCATTTGCGGCCTTCGGCGCACCCTGGGTCGGCATGCTGCATGGCATCAACGCCTTTGCCATCCTGGCGTTGGCCGAGGTCGCGGCATATTCCGTGGCGCACGCCCCGGTCAGAGTGCCTGCCCGGCGGAACGTTGCCCGCCCGGCAATGTAGCGGCCCGCAGCATCTCCCATTCACGATCGGTGGCCAGCGCCGCGAGGAAATCCTCGTCGTGGCTGGCCACAATCATGGCACCGCCAAATGACTCGAGCGCCGAGAGCAGCTGCTCCACGGTGGGCATGTCCAGGCTGTTGGTTGGTTCATCAAGCAAGAGGAGCTGCGGTGCGGGGCTCGCCAACAGTATTTGGGCCAACGCCACCCGGAACCTTTCACCGCCGGAAAGCCGGGACACCGGCTCGTCCACCCTGCTTCCGCGGAAATGAAACGCCGCCAGTTGCTCGCGCAACGCTTCCGGCGGCACACTGGGAGCCGCACCGCGCAGATTCTCCAGCATGCTCAGATCCTCATTGAGACCCACCCAGCCATCGGCGTCTCCGGCGTCCAGACGCTGCCGCAGGAAGCCCACCGGCACCCCGGCCCTAGCCGCCAGCTGGCCGAGCAGCGTGGATTTCCCGACCCCGTTTCCGCCTGTCAGTGCGATGCGTTCGGGACCGCGGACATGAACCACCCCGTCGTCGGCACATTGCTCACCGAACTCAAGAAGCGTCCCGCGGCCGATCTCGGCGACGGGAATTTCCACGACCGTGCGGCCGGCAGGGACCCGGGTTTCGGGCAGGTCGATGCCAATGCGGAACTCCACGGGAAGGGAGTCCCTTGCCGCATTGAACTCCGCGGCGGCGGAAGCTTCGCTGTCCTTCATGATTCCTCTGCTCTTGGCAGCGGTCTGTTCGGCCTTGTTCTTGAGCGTGTTTGCCAAGATCTTCGGCATCGACCCGGCGGCCTTCTGCCCTTGCTTGGAGCGCCTGGCGATTTTTGTCTCGGCCTCACGCCGTTGGCGCTTTTCGGTGGCCAGTTTGCGACGGGCATCACTGAGTCTCCGTTGGGCGCTCTCGCGATCGTGGCCCATGCTCTCCTCACGTGACTGCCAATCCCCGAATCGAACCAGATCCATTTTCTCGGCCCTGAGCGCGCGCACGTTGACCGGGCGCAGCTCGGCCAACGAATCGACCAGGCGCAGCAGGGTCTGGTCGTGCGTTGTCACCAGCACCGTCCCGGGAGAGCGTTCCAACACTCCGTAGAGGCGGTGCCGCGCGGACCTGTCCAGGTTGTTGGTCGGCTCGTCCAACAGCATGATTCCGCTGCCGCGCAGCTCGACCCCGGCGAGCGCAACCGCCATGGTTTCGCCGCCCGACAGCGTGGCAATGTCACGCCCCAGGAACTCTGGATCGACGGTGGTGTTCAGGTAGCCCTGCAGGATTGCGGCGCTGCGTTCGGGCAGGTCCCAGGCGTCGCCAATGATCTCCATGTCGTGTTCGAGATCGGCAGACGTTGCCTCAAGCACCCTACCCAATGCGGCCAGAGTTTTCTCGATGCCCATGAGTTCGGCGACCGTCTTGCCCGTATGGAGCACGACGTTTTGGGCCAGGTAGCTCGGTTGCGACGAGGCAAGGATGCTTCCTGCCGTCGGCTTCAGTTCGCCGGCGATCAAACGCAAGAGCGTTGATTTGCCGGAGCCGTTGGGGCCGATGAGCCCGGTGGTCCCCCGGGAAAAGGTGGTGGAAAGGCCATCGAAGACCGTGCCCCCTGAGGGCCAGGAAAAGCTGAGGCGGTCCAAGACGACGGGATTAACGTTTTGCATGGGGTGTTCTCGAATCGACGAAGGAAGCGCCGAAACTACTGCATGCCGCCAACAACCTGCTGGTTGGTACGAGTCATGAGTTCCTTGGCGCGATTAGGCGAAGGCAAGAACAAGCAACACGTCGTGATCCTCACGTCGACAATGGGACTCTTCCATCCTGACGCCTCACGTCAGCGGCTGTCAAACGGCCCTGGCACCCCGGGGCAGGGTGTCATCCGGAGGAAGCGGCGATCAGCGCGGCCTCCTCGTCAGGGCTGAGTCCCGATTTCAGCGTTGCCACGTCACCGGCAGGCGTGGCACGGACGATGTCAGTGAAGATTTCCAGCAGTGCCCGGCGGCGCAGCCCCATGGCCAGGGAACGGGCGTCGGACCGCCGTGTGAAACCCGCGTGCTCCGGGCCGGGCGGAAGCACCAACGGAAGCGACTTCGGCCCCGCCCAAACATTGACGTTGTCCGCTTCAAGCTTGGTGAGGTCGTAGTGAACAACGGAAGGTGTTGCTTCAACTCCGGTCCGGGGATGCAGTTCTCCCCCACCCGCAGCTTGGGCCATGTGCAGTGCTTCGGCCAGGGTCGTTTGCTCGCCCACCGCGTTGACGTGTCCGTGCCGGCCGGCAAGGCCCGCGTCGAGGATGAACGCGGCAAGGTCCCGGACATCGATGATCTGCACGCTGAGCGTGTTCCCCGGATCGCCCGGCACCAGCACCGGGCGCCGCTCCTCGGAAAACCGCAGCGGCCAATAGGTGCTGCGCCCGCTCGGATCCCCGGGACCCCCGATCAGGCCAGACCGGACCACCAAGGCCCGGCCACCGCGGGCTTCCATGGTGACGTGCTCGCCATAGGATTTGGCGCGGCCGTAGTCGTAGTCGTCTGCAGGGGTTTCGGGAGGCAGCGGTTCGAGCACTGCTGCGTCCTCATCCGCGCCGGGTATGGATTGGTCGGCATACACCGAGCAGGAGGACACATTGACCCAATGCGCGGCGGTGTCGGCCAACGCCTCCACGGCGCCGCGGGCCTGCCCAGGATCGCGGGTCAGCTCGATGACCAGGTCCCAGCGGATGGCGCGGGCCGCTTCGTATGCGCCGGGAAGCGTTCGGTCGGCGATGATGGGCTGGACACCGGCCGCGAATTCGTGGCTGCCTCGGGCCAACGCATGGACTTCGTGGCCGCGCGCCAGCGCCTGTTCGCACAGTGTCCGTCCAAGCCAAGCGGTGCCGCCGAGTATGAGGATCTTCGTCATCCTCCGATCACACCTTGGCTCAAGCCAACCTGACAAGGGGCTTTCACCATGAGCTGAGTCCCAGAAAACAGGGCGGACACGTTCCTTGAACTGCCGCACACTTCACGGCGGTCTCTGTAGACTCTGGCCATGAAACGGTTCTTGGGTACCACCATCGCCTGCCTGACGCTCTCATTGGCGGTTTCCGGATGCGTGCAGCTCGAGACGCAGCAACCTCCAGTCTCGCAGGGCCCCGCAACGCAGCCGCCGACACCAGCCGCCACCCCCACGGAAAGTGCGCCCGCTGTTGAGCCTGACTCCGCCAAAGGATTGCAGGAAAGAATCGCGAAGCTCTCCAAGGGCGCTGCTTCGCGAGAAATACAGGACGGCCGGCACCCCTTCGACAACGCGGTGCCGGGCACCGAACGCACGGTGCTTGCCAATGTCGCTTCCGGGGAGCACATCGTGGCGCTTCCCGAAAAAGTCGGCGGCGATACCCTGCTTGTCGCCATCCAGTGCCTTCCTGGCTCGAGCGCCGACGGCCCTATTCACACCATTTTTACGGGCCCCGATTCGGCAGGGGAATCCGGCAGCGGCAGCGTACCCACTTGCCATGCCGGGTCGTATTTTGCGTTCAGCTCCGGTTTCAACCCCGATTCGCAGCCCACGCGCCTGAACATCAGCGCTCCCGCAGGAACCAAGTATGAGTACTCTGTGGTGACTTTCACCGCTGCCCCGGGACCCTCCGAGAAGGGTTAGCCAACAGTGCCGGTGCCACGCGCATGCTTGGCCAGCCGGTGTTCGAGCCCCGAGCGCACCTGCTGCCACTCCGAGGCAATGATCGAGTAGACACATGTATCGCGCAGCGACCCGTTGGCCATGCGCGTGTGCGAGCGCAGCACCCCGTCCAGCTTCGCACCCAGGCGCTCGATGGCGGCCCGTGATTGCGCGTTCATCCAGTGCGTGCGGAATTCAACGGCCGGGCATCCGAGCACCTCAAAGGCGTGGGTCAGCAGCAGGAGCTTTGCATCCGCATTGGTTCCCGTGCCGCTTGCAGAAGCCCGGTTCCAGGTGGAGCCGATCTCAACGCGCGGCAGGGAGGCATCGATGGCCATGTAGGTGGTCATGCCCAGCACCAGTCCATCGGAATTGCGGCGGCTCACGAACGGCAGCATGGAACCCGCCGCTTGCTCCGCCAGCCTGCATTCGATTTCCGCCCGCATCTGCTCCGGATGAGGCACCACCGTGTACCAAAGGTTCCACACCTCGCCGTCTCGAACCGCGTCGACCAATTCGTCATGGTGTTCAGGGGTCAGCGGCTCAAGGGTGACAAGGCTCCCCCGCAGGGTGGCCGGCTCAATCAACGTCATGTTTTCAGCCTAAGGCCTGGTGCCGTCGCGTTTTTTCGACGACACCCTGGTGCCGGGCGGGAAATCCGGAGGCAGGGGCTGGGTCAGCTTCCCGATGATGGAGTCGATCTCCGCTTGGGTCAGCCCGTGCGCCAGCAGGAACGCTTCGACGTCCAGTGAACCCACGAATTCATCCAACGCCGCGACGCGTTCGGCAAGGTGCTCCGCGAGCTTCTGCTCTTCGATGTGCGATTCGTAGGGGTGCTTGACCGGGCTGACCCTGTGCCATTCGTTGATGCCCCGCAAGGCCGCCTCGTACTGGGATTCCAGCAGGTCCTGCCGCCCCGCCAGCTGCAGCAGCATCGAGACCACCAGTCCGGTGCGGTCCCGGCCCGCCGAGCAGTGCAAAACGATGCCGCCCTCCGCGGCGGCTATCCGGCGGAAGATCTCGGCGATCCTGTCCGGGAAGTACTCAACGTTCGCCGGGTACAGCCGCGGGTGGTTCATGTACGGGACGGCGACCTGTTCAAACTCCGGGTGGCCCGGTTCCTCGGTCGGTGCATTGATGATGGCGATCCCCGCCCGCACCGCCTCATCGATCGTGGGGTCGGTGGGGCGGCGGTTCCGTTCGGTGGGGTTGCGCAGGTCGATGACCGTGCGCACGCCGTCGGCGTAGGCCTGTTCCCACCCCGCGGTGGTCAGCCATTCACTGCGCCCCATCCGATAGATCCGGCCCAGCACGTGGCGTGCGTTGACGGCCCCCTCCCAATGCGGCTGCCCGCTGGAATCCAACAAGTCGAACCGCCGCCCTAGGCCTGGGCTGCCTGGTAGGTCTCGATGCGGATGTGGCGTTCGATTCCCGTCGCCGAACGCACGTCCTCGTTCTTGGGCTTTTCCGCGGGGGCGGCATCTGCGGCGGCGGGACGCGTGTGCGAGGCGCGGAAGGCCTCCGAATTTTTCCATGCCTCGAAGTCGGATTCGGCCTCGAATTCCATGGTGACCTTGTACGGGGTTCCTTCTTCCGCCGGACGGTCAAGGGTGGCGCGGGAGAGCCCCGCGACCTTGGACAGGTTGTTTCGCATGTTGCCGATGAAGCGCTCC
It contains:
- a CDS encoding serine protein kinase RIO; this encodes MKNYSETSFLESFESSISRSRAAQADRSDNWNVLDDQLTDNQRWSTWPSVEKLMRGPKPYPEFVIEDAAAIDTELGVLKTGKEADVFLIERATDSQSALLAAKRYRSPDQRMFHRSSTYTEGRSVRRSRDARALKNGSNYGRLVEASRWANSEWQYLLLCYEAGAPVPYPVQIMGTEILMEFIEDPESAGGAAPRLQQVHPGPERLQGYWDQLVNAMKVFASLGFAHGDLSPYNVLAAGDRLVVIDLPQFVDLSGNEQGIELLQRDCRNMCNWFVARGLAVDSEELLAELIAAAW
- a CDS encoding ATP-binding cassette domain-containing protein, with protein sequence MQNVNPVVLDRLSFSWPSGGTVFDGLSTTFSRGTTGLIGPNGSGKSTLLRLIAGELKPTAGSILASSQPSYLAQNVVLHTGKTVAELMGIEKTLAALGRVLEATSADLEHDMEIIGDAWDLPERSAAILQGYLNTTVDPEFLGRDIATLSGGETMAVALAGVELRGSGIMLLDEPTNNLDRSARHRLYGVLERSPGTVLVTTHDQTLLRLVDSLAELRPVNVRALRAEKMDLVRFGDWQSREESMGHDRESAQRRLSDARRKLATEKRQRREAETKIARRSKQGQKAAGSMPKILANTLKNKAEQTAAKSRGIMKDSEASAAAEFNAARDSLPVEFRIGIDLPETRVPAGRTVVEIPVAEIGRGTLLEFGEQCADDGVVHVRGPERIALTGGNGVGKSTLLGQLAARAGVPVGFLRQRLDAGDADGWVGLNEDLSMLENLRGAAPSVPPEALREQLAAFHFRGSRVDEPVSRLSGGERFRVALAQILLASPAPQLLLLDEPTNSLDMPTVEQLLSALESFGGAMIVASHDEDFLAALATDREWEMLRAATLPGGQRSAGQAL
- a CDS encoding NAD-dependent epimerase/dehydratase family protein is translated as MTKILILGGTAWLGRTLCEQALARGHEVHALARGSHEFAAGVQPIIADRTLPGAYEAARAIRWDLVIELTRDPGQARGAVEALADTAAHWVNVSSCSVYADQSIPGADEDAAVLEPLPPETPADDYDYGRAKSYGEHVTMEARGGRALVVRSGLIGGPGDPSGRSTYWPLRFSEERRPVLVPGDPGNTLSVQIIDVRDLAAFILDAGLAGRHGHVNAVGEQTTLAEALHMAQAAGGGELHPRTGVEATPSVVHYDLTKLEADNVNVWAGPKSLPLVLPPGPEHAGFTRRSDARSLAMGLRRRALLEIFTDIVRATPAGDVATLKSGLSPDEEAALIAASSG
- a CDS encoding GNAT family N-acetyltransferase encodes the protein MTLIEPATLRGSLVTLEPLTPEHHDELVDAVRDGEVWNLWYTVVPHPEQMRAEIECRLAEQAAGSMLPFVSRRNSDGLVLGMTTYMAIDASLPRVEIGSTWNRASASGTGTNADAKLLLLTHAFEVLGCPAVEFRTHWMNAQSRAAIERLGAKLDGVLRSHTRMANGSLRDTCVYSIIASEWQQVRSGLEHRLAKHARGTGTVG
- a CDS encoding tyrosine-protein phosphatase, with protein sequence MLDSSGQPHWEGAVNARHVLGRIYRMGRSEWLTTAGWEQAYADGVRTVIDLRNPTERNRRPTDPTIDEAVRAGIAIINAPTEEPGHPEFEQVAVPYMNHPRLYPANVEYFPDRIAEIFRRIAAAEGGIVLHCSAGRDRTGLVVSMLLQLAGRQDLLESQYEAALRGINEWHRVSPVKHPYESHIEEQKLAEHLAERVAALDEFVGSLDVEAFLLAHGLTQAEIDSIIGKLTQPLPPDFPPGTRVSSKKRDGTRP
- a CDS encoding antibiotic biosynthesis monooxygenase family protein, which encodes MNMYIVTNRIDVPAERAAAFEERFIGNMRNNLSKVAGLSRATLDRPAEEGTPYKVTMEFEAESDFEAWKNSEAFRASHTRPAAADAAPAEKPKNEDVRSATGIERHIRIETYQAAQA